From the Candidatus Binatia bacterium genome, one window contains:
- the gspC gene encoding type II secretion system protein GspC, whose product MITRIARPYWVAGRLLLLGLAALFVATAISSVVRGRLSRAGIERGASASAPTREAKTDPLSAYLPIARRDLFAAVRDEEPNRRRTTQAQAGPADLKLLGTGGAGDFRFGIVEDQKAKEQKLVRLGDGLDGAEVVEVGWRRIVLQRGAKEEVLTVPPDLGVSASANKTRTRAGSSASKKAAESKVRKLGDDRFMIGRAEVDHQLDNLSTLFTQMRAVPSMKDGNTQGFRVFAIRRGSLFQQLGLRNNDVVQRINGTELTDPTRAMGLFGELKGENRLTVDVLRGGEPRTLSYEIR is encoded by the coding sequence GTGATCACGCGGATCGCTCGGCCCTACTGGGTCGCTGGCCGTCTGCTCCTTCTCGGGCTGGCGGCCCTGTTCGTCGCGACTGCGATTTCCAGCGTGGTACGGGGGCGCCTGAGTCGCGCCGGGATAGAGCGCGGCGCTTCCGCCTCGGCGCCTACGCGCGAGGCGAAGACAGATCCACTGTCGGCGTATCTCCCGATCGCCCGCAGAGACCTCTTCGCGGCCGTCCGGGACGAGGAGCCCAACCGTCGGCGCACCACCCAGGCCCAGGCGGGCCCCGCCGACCTGAAGCTGCTCGGAACCGGTGGTGCCGGCGACTTCCGCTTCGGGATCGTCGAAGACCAAAAGGCCAAGGAGCAGAAGCTGGTCCGCCTCGGCGACGGGCTGGACGGCGCCGAAGTCGTCGAGGTCGGCTGGCGGCGGATCGTGCTCCAACGGGGAGCGAAGGAAGAGGTTCTCACCGTCCCGCCGGACCTGGGCGTCAGTGCCTCGGCCAACAAGACCCGCACCCGGGCGGGATCGTCCGCCTCGAAGAAGGCCGCCGAGTCCAAGGTGCGGAAGCTCGGAGACGACCGGTTCATGATCGGGCGGGCCGAGGTCGACCACCAGCTCGACAATCTCTCGACGCTCTTCACCCAGATGCGCGCGGTGCCGAGCATGAAGGACGGCAACACCCAGGGCTTCCGGGTCTTTGCGATCCGTCGCGGCAGCCTGTTTCAGCAACTCGGGCTTCGCAACAACGATGTGGTACAACGCATCAATGGTACGGAGCTAACGGACCCGACGCGGGCCATGGGCTTGTTCGGGGAGTTGAAGGGGGAGAATCGACTTACCGTCGATGTGTTGAGGGGGGGGGAGCCACGGACGCTTTCGTACGAAATTCGGTAG
- the lysS gene encoding lysine--tRNA ligase, translated as MSEDDLTATRRAKLATLRASGFAYPNDFRPENRAGEILATHADHDREALEGLGREVVVAGRVMAKRSFGKAAFAVIEDETGRVQAYLKKDKLDEETFALVKSLDLGDRIGVRGTVFRTRTDEITIAATEMHLLVKCLHPLPEKWHGLTDVEIRYRQRYLDLLNNAEVRESFQKRAKILSGMRDFLTKRDYLEVETPILQAIAGGAAAKPFRTQHNALDLSLQLRIAPELYLKRLLVGGFERVFEIGRNFRNEGLSTRHNPEFTMLEFYQSYASVDDLLPLVEEMIVGLAESLHGGTKITYGEQEIDLGQPWNRLSLVGATAERVGCAPEDLRSDAKAAEIAKKHGVQPPPGAGAGKITTELFEHLFEPELVQPTFVIDFPREVSPLARPRDGDPFLVDRFELYAAGREMANGFSELNDPDDQRERFAAQVASRAHGDEEAHPMDEDYITALEYGMPPAAGCGVGIDRLVMLLCNLPSIRDAILFPLLRPQ; from the coding sequence GTGAGCGAAGACGATCTGACCGCGACCCGGCGAGCCAAACTTGCGACCCTGCGCGCATCCGGCTTCGCGTACCCCAACGATTTCAGGCCCGAGAACCGTGCCGGCGAAATCCTGGCCACGCACGCGGATCACGACAGGGAGGCCCTCGAAGGCCTGGGCCGTGAGGTCGTGGTTGCGGGCCGGGTCATGGCCAAGCGGAGCTTCGGCAAGGCCGCCTTCGCGGTCATCGAGGACGAGACCGGTCGCGTCCAGGCGTACCTCAAGAAGGACAAGCTCGACGAGGAGACGTTCGCGCTCGTGAAGTCCCTCGATCTGGGTGACCGCATCGGCGTCCGGGGCACGGTCTTTCGGACCCGGACCGACGAGATCACGATCGCCGCCACTGAGATGCACCTTCTGGTGAAGTGCCTTCATCCGCTGCCCGAGAAGTGGCATGGCCTGACCGACGTCGAGATCCGCTACCGGCAGCGCTACCTCGACCTGCTGAACAACGCCGAGGTGCGCGAGTCGTTCCAGAAGCGCGCGAAGATCCTCTCGGGGATGCGCGACTTCCTGACAAAGCGCGACTACCTCGAAGTCGAGACCCCGATCCTGCAGGCCATCGCGGGCGGCGCCGCGGCCAAGCCCTTTCGCACACAGCACAACGCGTTGGATCTCTCGCTCCAGCTTCGGATCGCTCCGGAACTCTACCTGAAGCGACTCCTCGTCGGGGGCTTCGAGCGCGTCTTCGAGATCGGGCGAAACTTTCGGAACGAAGGGCTGTCGACGCGTCACAATCCCGAGTTCACGATGCTCGAGTTCTACCAGTCGTACGCGAGCGTCGACGATCTGTTGCCGCTCGTCGAAGAGATGATCGTCGGGCTGGCGGAATCGCTGCACGGTGGAACGAAGATCACGTACGGCGAGCAGGAGATCGATCTCGGCCAGCCGTGGAACCGTCTTTCGCTCGTCGGAGCCACCGCCGAGCGCGTGGGCTGTGCGCCCGAGGATCTTCGCTCCGACGCCAAGGCAGCCGAGATCGCGAAGAAGCACGGCGTCCAGCCGCCGCCCGGAGCCGGTGCCGGCAAGATTACGACGGAGCTCTTCGAGCACCTCTTCGAGCCGGAGCTCGTGCAGCCGACCTTCGTGATCGACTTTCCACGCGAGGTGTCGCCGCTCGCGCGTCCGCGCGACGGAGATCCGTTCCTGGTGGACCGGTTCGAGCTCTACGCCGCGGGTCGTGAGATGGCGAACGGGTTCTCCGAGCTCAACGACCCGGATGACCAGCGGGAACGGTTTGCAGCGCAGGTCGCCAGTCGCGCGCACGGCGACGAAGAAGCACACCCGATGGACGAGGACTACATCACGGCTCTAGAGTACGGCATGCCGCCCGCCGCCGGTTGCGGTGTCGGTATCGACCGGCTGGTCATGTTGCTCTGCAACCTCCCGTCGATTCGCGACGCGATCCTCTTCCCGCTTCTGAGGCCTCAATGA
- a CDS encoding lipoprotein-releasing ABC transporter permease subunit, whose product MRSWWGSWELSVGMRYLRARRREAFVSLIALIAGAGVAIGVMTLCIVLAVMTGFEEDLRERILGFNPQIVVLSHGGTLRKAAEAEQAVAGTVGVAKAAPFVYGQAMVSSADAVSGAVVRGVEPARIDDVVEVRRHIKRGSADDLGKPMPIERFVDGELERFSVPQVLLGFELAKTLGVDVGDWINLMSPLGTPSAVGMVPRVKRYAVGGVFDSGMYDYDSTILYMAIGDAQRFFKMEDTVSGIEVRLDDLNAAREVSGQIEERLGYPYYARDWMEVNRNLFVAFKLEKFIQFVVLLLIVLVAAFNIAATLIMVVMERRKDIAILKSMGASNQAVGRIFIFKGALIGVTGTLIGILGGLGGSLLLRRYQFIELPKDVFYVNTVPVRLEPENFLLVAGASILICILATIYPARQAARLAPVEVIRYE is encoded by the coding sequence ATGAGGTCCTGGTGGGGCTCTTGGGAGCTCTCGGTCGGGATGCGCTACCTCCGCGCCCGGCGCCGCGAAGCCTTCGTTTCGCTCATCGCGCTGATCGCCGGGGCGGGCGTTGCCATCGGCGTGATGACCTTGTGCATCGTCCTCGCGGTCATGACGGGCTTCGAGGAGGATCTGCGCGAGCGAATCCTCGGTTTCAATCCGCAGATCGTCGTGTTGAGCCACGGCGGTACGTTGCGAAAAGCTGCCGAGGCCGAGCAGGCGGTTGCGGGAACGGTTGGCGTCGCGAAGGCGGCACCGTTCGTTTACGGCCAGGCGATGGTGAGCAGCGCTGATGCGGTCTCCGGCGCGGTCGTGCGAGGAGTCGAGCCTGCTCGGATCGACGACGTCGTCGAAGTGCGTCGTCACATCAAGCGCGGCTCGGCCGACGATCTCGGCAAGCCCATGCCGATCGAGCGATTCGTCGATGGCGAGTTGGAACGATTCAGCGTGCCGCAGGTGTTGCTCGGATTCGAACTCGCGAAGACTCTCGGTGTAGACGTCGGCGACTGGATCAACCTGATGTCGCCGCTCGGTACGCCATCCGCGGTCGGGATGGTTCCGCGGGTGAAGCGTTATGCCGTCGGTGGCGTGTTCGACTCCGGGATGTACGACTACGATTCGACGATCCTCTATATGGCGATCGGTGACGCGCAGCGCTTTTTCAAGATGGAAGACACTGTCAGCGGCATCGAGGTGCGCCTCGACGACCTGAACGCCGCGCGCGAGGTTTCAGGCCAGATCGAGGAGCGGCTCGGCTATCCGTACTACGCGCGCGACTGGATGGAGGTGAACCGAAACCTCTTCGTCGCCTTCAAGCTCGAGAAGTTCATCCAGTTCGTCGTCCTGCTTCTGATCGTCCTGGTGGCGGCGTTCAACATCGCCGCGACCCTGATCATGGTCGTCATGGAGCGGCGCAAGGACATCGCGATCCTGAAGTCCATGGGGGCGTCGAATCAGGCCGTCGGCCGGATCTTCATCTTTAAGGGCGCCCTGATCGGCGTGACGGGGACGCTCATCGGCATCCTCGGAGGACTCGGCGGGTCGCTCCTCTTGCGGCGCTACCAGTTCATCGAGTTGCCCAAGGACGTCTTCTACGTGAATACGGTTCCGGTCCGGCTCGAGCCCGAGAACTTCCTCCTGGTGGCGGGCGCCTCGATCCTGATCTGCATCCTCGCCACCATCTACCCGGCCAGGCAGGCGGCCCGCCTCGCACCCGTCGAAGTGATCCGCTACGAGTGA
- a CDS encoding ABC transporter ATP-binding protein codes for MAKEFVDGPRSVRVLSEISLSVERGETVSIVGESGVGKSTLLHILGGLERPSSGAVRVGEVDLSEQSEKELARFRNESIGFVFQFHHLMPDFTALENVMMPSLIAGEHPREARGPAEAILERVGLADRLDHRPGELSGGEQQRVAVARAVVRHPDLVLADEPTGNLDPDTASDIERLLVELNGEVGTTCVVVTHSDRLAGAMDRRLRLTHGHIETA; via the coding sequence GTGGCCAAGGAATTCGTCGACGGACCGCGATCCGTGCGCGTGCTTTCCGAAATCAGCCTCTCGGTCGAGCGGGGTGAGACGGTCTCGATCGTCGGGGAATCCGGCGTGGGGAAGAGCACTCTCCTGCACATCCTGGGCGGGCTCGAGCGCCCGAGCAGCGGGGCCGTACGGGTCGGCGAAGTCGACCTGTCCGAGCAGAGCGAGAAGGAGCTCGCCCGCTTTCGGAACGAGTCGATCGGCTTCGTGTTCCAATTCCATCACCTCATGCCGGACTTCACCGCCCTCGAGAACGTCATGATGCCGAGTCTGATCGCCGGAGAGCATCCCAGGGAGGCGCGAGGGCCCGCCGAGGCCATTCTCGAGCGCGTCGGTCTGGCCGACCGCCTCGATCACCGCCCCGGGGAGCTGAGCGGAGGCGAACAGCAGCGTGTTGCCGTCGCACGAGCGGTCGTCCGTCACCCGGACCTCGTTCTGGCCGACGAGCCGACCGGCAATCTCGATCCGGACACGGCCAGCGACATCGAGCGGCTCCTCGTCGAATTGAACGGAGAAGTCGGAACCACTTGCGTGGTCGTCACTCACAGTGACCGGCTCGCCGGCGCCATGGATCGCCGGCTGCGCCTCACGCACGGTCACATCGAGACAGCATGA
- the bamA gene encoding outer membrane protein assembly factor BamA — protein MKTRRSLTVLGVVLVLCLGLLAFAGEAAAQAFPRVKSITIADNTRVDEHAIRVHIASKAGVPINLPQLDADLRSVYGMGFFDDVQIEVEQTPGANQVDVIFRVVERPLIRDVTINGDSEVKEEELEEALGVRGRTIYDPEKVRRGVEQARGLFEKEGYLDVTITPEVQPTGTGDVDLVYQIEQGEAIRVGEILFEGNENFSDRELKAIMATKEAWFLSWIFDSGTLNREDLKTDMERVTAFYFDHGYVNVKLGKPEVTRDGNELIITTKVEEGEPYDFGEIRFAGDYQEDILTVENLQKSIEAQQGDVFRSSLLRTDVERLTDIYGDLGYAFTNVEPETLIRPDEKKVDVTFRVSKGAPVSIGKIEITGNTKTRDKVLRREMKINEQEKFSATNLRRSRDALQRLGFFSEVNVTTRKANAPDQINVLVDLKEGSTGSFSAGAGFSSADSFLFNVRVSENNFLGRGLRVVANADIGSVRRNIFLSATDPYFLDTNLLMTGTLFTAQLQFPDFTREALGLSIRALYPFEALDIDRVQLLPWTPPISLQDTRFGVEYRLERAKISDIAPDAPPSIFAAEGSTFISSIAPGILRNTLNHAFDPTDGSYQDFSFEFAGLGGETRFLKFSGRGRWFVPIYRIPGIGPLVFSSGGRVAWGLGEEGISGKEIPLIDRYFPGGINTVRGYEIRSLGPRESTFSPQGAEINNQPVGGTNQLIVQTEVIFPLFQEVGLRGVAFFDLGNAWLQEDGIDVGNLRYSTGLGIRWLSPFGPLRIEFGVPLNPKENEEKQPIQFSFGAPL, from the coding sequence ATGAAGACGCGAAGGTCTCTCACGGTTCTGGGCGTGGTCCTCGTGCTCTGTCTCGGACTCCTGGCCTTCGCCGGCGAGGCGGCGGCGCAGGCGTTCCCGCGCGTCAAATCCATCACGATTGCGGACAACACCCGGGTTGATGAACACGCGATTCGCGTTCACATCGCATCCAAGGCCGGTGTGCCGATCAATCTCCCGCAGCTCGATGCGGACCTGCGCTCCGTCTACGGGATGGGCTTCTTCGACGACGTCCAGATCGAGGTCGAGCAGACACCGGGTGCGAATCAGGTCGACGTGATCTTCCGGGTCGTCGAGCGCCCGCTCATTCGCGACGTCACGATCAACGGCGACAGCGAGGTCAAGGAAGAGGAGCTCGAGGAAGCTCTCGGCGTCCGGGGTCGTACGATCTATGACCCCGAGAAGGTGCGCCGCGGCGTCGAGCAGGCGCGCGGGCTCTTCGAGAAGGAAGGCTACCTCGACGTCACGATCACGCCCGAGGTGCAGCCGACCGGCACCGGTGACGTCGATCTCGTCTACCAGATCGAGCAGGGCGAGGCGATTCGCGTCGGCGAGATCCTCTTCGAAGGCAACGAGAATTTCTCGGACCGCGAGCTGAAGGCGATCATGGCCACGAAAGAGGCTTGGTTCCTCTCGTGGATCTTCGATTCGGGCACGCTCAATCGTGAAGACCTGAAGACCGACATGGAGCGCGTCACCGCGTTCTACTTCGATCATGGGTACGTCAACGTGAAGCTGGGGAAGCCCGAGGTCACGCGTGACGGTAACGAACTCATCATTACGACGAAGGTCGAAGAGGGCGAGCCGTACGACTTCGGCGAGATCCGCTTCGCGGGCGACTATCAGGAAGACATTCTCACCGTCGAGAACCTCCAGAAGTCGATCGAGGCGCAGCAGGGAGACGTCTTCCGTTCGAGCCTCCTGCGCACTGACGTCGAGCGGCTCACCGACATCTACGGAGATCTCGGGTACGCGTTCACCAACGTCGAGCCCGAAACGCTGATTCGACCCGACGAAAAGAAGGTCGACGTGACCTTCCGCGTGAGCAAGGGCGCACCCGTCTCGATCGGCAAGATCGAGATCACGGGAAACACCAAGACCCGCGACAAGGTCCTCCGTCGCGAGATGAAGATCAACGAGCAGGAGAAGTTCTCCGCGACGAATCTTCGTCGTAGCCGCGATGCGCTGCAGCGGCTGGGGTTCTTCTCCGAGGTGAACGTCACCACGCGAAAGGCCAACGCTCCTGACCAGATCAACGTGCTCGTCGATCTGAAAGAGGGATCGACCGGGTCGTTTAGCGCGGGCGCCGGCTTCAGTTCGGCCGACAGCTTCTTGTTTAACGTGCGTGTGTCGGAGAACAACTTCCTCGGTCGGGGTCTGCGCGTCGTCGCAAACGCCGACATCGGTTCGGTGCGCAGAAACATCTTCCTGTCGGCGACCGATCCCTACTTCCTTGACACGAACCTCCTGATGACGGGCACGCTGTTCACCGCACAGCTGCAGTTCCCCGACTTCACGCGTGAGGCCCTGGGCCTCTCGATTCGAGCCCTCTATCCGTTTGAAGCGCTCGACATCGACCGCGTGCAGCTGCTGCCCTGGACGCCGCCGATCTCCCTCCAGGACACGCGCTTCGGCGTCGAGTACCGGCTCGAGAGGGCGAAGATCTCCGACATCGCGCCGGATGCGCCGCCGAGCATCTTCGCGGCCGAGGGGAGCACCTTCATCTCCTCGATCGCGCCCGGCATCCTGCGCAACACGCTGAACCACGCCTTCGACCCGACCGACGGGTCCTACCAGGACTTCTCGTTCGAATTCGCCGGCCTCGGGGGCGAGACCCGGTTCTTGAAGTTCTCCGGCCGCGGTCGTTGGTTCGTGCCGATCTACAGGATCCCCGGGATCGGCCCGCTCGTGTTCTCGTCCGGTGGGCGGGTCGCTTGGGGACTCGGCGAAGAGGGGATCTCCGGCAAGGAGATTCCGCTCATCGATCGCTACTTCCCAGGTGGCATCAATACCGTCCGCGGCTACGAAATTCGGTCCCTGGGACCGCGTGAGAGCACCTTCAGCCCGCAAGGGGCGGAGATCAACAACCAGCCCGTCGGTGGTACGAACCAGCTGATCGTCCAGACCGAGGTCATCTTCCCGCTTTTCCAGGAAGTGGGCCTGCGGGGCGTAGCATTCTTCGATCTGGGCAATGCCTGGCTCCAGGAAGACGGCATCGACGTCGGGAACTTGCGCTATTCGACAGGGCTCGGCATTCGTTGGCTCTCGCCCTTTGGACCGTTACGGATCGAGTTCGGCGTCCCGCTGAACCCGAAAGAGAACGAAGAGAAGCAGCCGATCCAATTCTCGTTCGGCGCTCCCCTTTGA
- a CDS encoding OmpH family outer membrane protein, producing MRALKWIVPVVALALTWAAPALAEDAATSVRIGYVDLQKALMESKAGKKAKADFKVRVDKLEKRLQGKKTELEKMKEDLERRAVVMREEERRKLADEFERKRLDLKLDFEDSQAELQKKDQELTGTIVTSLQAIIKEIGDSKGYTLILELGSSPVLYFKSSDDITAEVLKKFDARS from the coding sequence ATGCGAGCATTGAAATGGATCGTCCCTGTCGTCGCTTTGGCCCTCACGTGGGCGGCGCCGGCGCTTGCCGAAGACGCCGCGACGTCGGTTCGAATCGGCTACGTCGACCTTCAGAAGGCCCTGATGGAGTCCAAGGCCGGCAAGAAGGCAAAGGCTGATTTCAAGGTGCGGGTCGACAAGCTGGAGAAGCGCCTGCAGGGGAAGAAGACCGAGCTCGAGAAGATGAAGGAAGATCTCGAGCGCCGGGCCGTCGTGATGCGCGAGGAAGAGCGCCGGAAGCTCGCAGATGAGTTCGAGCGCAAGCGTCTCGATCTGAAGCTCGACTTCGAGGACTCGCAGGCGGAGCTCCAGAAGAAGGATCAGGAGCTGACGGGTACGATCGTCACGAGCCTTCAGGCGATCATCAAGGAGATCGGCGACTCGAAGGGTTACACGCTGATCCTCGAGTTGGGGTCGAGCCCGGTACTGTACTTCAAGTCGTCCGACGACATCACTGCCGAGGTCCTCAAGAAGTTCGACGCCCGCTCGTAA
- the lpxA gene encoding acyl-ACP--UDP-N-acetylglucosamine O-acyltransferase, whose amino-acid sequence MLSGRDISRLLPHRYPFLLVDRVVEFEADRRIVAVKNVTLNEPHFSGHFPDRPIMPGVLLCEAMAQAGGLLVQGTHRGGLSVDMDDDGEGLFLVLTGLDNVKFRRQVLPGDQVQLEVTLQRKHRPLWKMRGVASVDGQVVAQADLSAVEVESEAAAGEPVAPAPRTQIHSTAIVSVGAELEAGVEVGPQAFIGPRVRIGRGTKVQHHAHIDGCTTLGVHNQVFPYAVVGSVPQDMKYAGEDSRLTIGDRNRIREFATLSLGTEGGGMETTIGDDNLFMNYSHVGHDCHIGSHAILVNSSALAGHIDIGDFAIVSGLSAIAQFVRVGESAFIGGGSMVVMDVPPYCMANGNRAELKGLNQVGLERRGITADQVRELKRAYKLLFSSKMRVAEAVKAVHKELADSAPAKAMAEFVAASERGVTRP is encoded by the coding sequence ATGCTGTCGGGACGAGACATCTCGCGGCTCTTGCCGCATCGGTACCCGTTCCTACTCGTCGACCGCGTAGTCGAGTTCGAGGCGGACCGCCGCATCGTCGCGGTGAAGAACGTGACGCTCAACGAGCCGCACTTCAGCGGGCACTTCCCGGACCGTCCGATCATGCCGGGGGTCCTGTTGTGCGAGGCGATGGCGCAGGCGGGCGGGTTGCTCGTTCAGGGCACGCACCGAGGTGGCCTGTCCGTCGACATGGATGACGACGGCGAGGGCTTGTTCCTCGTGCTGACCGGGCTCGACAATGTGAAGTTTCGCCGGCAGGTGCTCCCCGGGGATCAGGTTCAGCTCGAGGTCACTCTTCAGCGCAAGCATCGCCCGCTGTGGAAGATGCGGGGGGTGGCGTCCGTCGATGGGCAAGTCGTCGCGCAGGCCGACCTTTCCGCCGTCGAAGTCGAGTCCGAGGCGGCGGCGGGCGAGCCCGTTGCGCCTGCACCGCGCACTCAGATTCATTCGACGGCCATCGTTTCGGTGGGTGCCGAGCTCGAGGCGGGCGTTGAGGTGGGGCCGCAGGCGTTCATCGGGCCGCGGGTGCGCATCGGTCGTGGAACGAAGGTGCAGCATCACGCGCACATCGACGGCTGCACCACCTTGGGCGTCCACAACCAGGTCTTCCCGTACGCGGTTGTGGGGTCGGTTCCCCAGGACATGAAGTACGCCGGCGAAGACAGCCGTCTGACCATCGGCGACCGCAATCGGATCCGAGAGTTCGCAACCTTGTCTCTGGGCACCGAGGGGGGCGGTATGGAGACGACGATCGGCGACGACAATCTCTTCATGAACTACAGCCACGTGGGGCACGACTGTCACATCGGGAGTCACGCGATTCTCGTGAACTCGTCAGCCCTCGCCGGGCACATCGACATCGGTGATTTCGCGATCGTGTCCGGGCTCTCGGCAATCGCACAGTTCGTGCGGGTGGGCGAGTCCGCGTTCATCGGCGGTGGCTCGATGGTGGTGATGGACGTCCCGCCTTACTGTATGGCGAACGGCAACCGGGCCGAGTTGAAGGGCCTGAACCAGGTCGGTCTCGAGCGACGCGGAATCACGGCCGATCAGGTCCGCGAGTTGAAGCGTGCCTACAAGTTGCTGTTCTCCTCCAAGATGCGAGTCGCGGAGGCCGTCAAGGCGGTGCACAAGGAACTTGCGGACTCGGCTCCCGCGAAGGCCATGGCGGAGTTCGTCGCCGCGAGCGAGCGTGGCGTGACCCGGCCCTGA
- the lpxI gene encoding UDP-2,3-diacylglucosamine diphosphatase LpxI (LpxI, functionally equivalent to LpxH, replaces it in LPS biosynthesis in a minority of bacteria.), with protein sequence MERTGGSPEPLGLIAGNGIFPQLVAAGARDAGVPVVAVAHHGETEDGLEAVVQECTWVRVGELGKIIKVFKKAGCTRAVMAGGLAKVKLLGGVRPDFRGAAFLAKTRSVHDDKLLRGIAAELEADGITVIPSTEYLPELLPPPGVLTRKKPRRKEREDIAFGRQVAKVTGGFEIGQTVVVRNGLVLAIEAVEGTDAAVRRGGELGRGGAVVVKASKPGQDLRFDVPAVGPNTIELMNEVGAKVLAVEAGRTLLLERDKLIAKADAAGIVVVAFDPEEDT encoded by the coding sequence GTGGAACGGACGGGTGGATCTCCCGAACCGTTGGGTCTGATCGCAGGCAACGGAATTTTCCCGCAACTGGTCGCGGCCGGTGCCCGCGACGCCGGGGTCCCGGTGGTCGCGGTGGCGCACCACGGGGAGACGGAAGACGGGCTCGAGGCCGTGGTGCAGGAATGCACGTGGGTGCGCGTCGGCGAGCTCGGGAAGATCATCAAGGTCTTCAAAAAGGCCGGTTGCACGCGTGCCGTCATGGCCGGAGGCCTGGCCAAGGTGAAGCTCCTGGGCGGCGTGCGTCCCGATTTTCGGGGCGCGGCGTTCCTCGCGAAGACGCGGAGCGTTCACGACGACAAGCTCCTGCGCGGGATCGCCGCAGAGTTGGAAGCGGACGGGATCACGGTGATCCCGTCGACCGAGTATCTTCCGGAGCTGCTTCCGCCGCCGGGCGTTCTCACGCGCAAGAAGCCCCGTCGGAAGGAGCGCGAAGACATCGCGTTCGGTCGGCAGGTCGCGAAAGTCACCGGGGGGTTCGAGATCGGCCAGACGGTCGTGGTTCGCAACGGGCTCGTCCTCGCCATCGAAGCCGTCGAGGGAACCGATGCGGCCGTCCGCCGCGGCGGCGAGTTGGGTCGCGGCGGCGCCGTCGTGGTGAAGGCGAGCAAGCCCGGGCAGGACCTGCGATTCGACGTGCCGGCGGTCGGACCCAATACGATCGAACTGATGAACGAGGTCGGTGCGAAGGTATTGGCCGTCGAGGCCGGGCGCACGCTCTTACTCGAGCGCGACAAGTTGATCGCCAAAGCCGACGCCGCTGGTATCGTCGTGGTGGCATTTGATCCGGAGGAAGACACATGA
- a CDS encoding Gfo/Idh/MocA family oxidoreductase, whose amino-acid sequence MNGSGGLRAAVVGAGYLGTFHAEKYAALEDCELVGVADIDLGRATALADRLGCRAVQDIGELIGEIDCASVVVPTTHHESIATRLLKAGVDCLVEKPLATNTEQAANLVALANALGRILQVGHLERFNPALTRLASEITAPRFLECHRLAPFTERGADVDVVRDLMIHDLDLVRLLVPHEITSLEAVGVPVVTNKPDIANVRLRFDGGGIANITASRVSLKRERKLRLFQTDTYLTIDLGERSVRIARRTPGTTGVAGVKWEQIDLAEADALDAEIRAFVASVRTRSRPAVTGEDGLAALELCERILAVMESE is encoded by the coding sequence ATGAACGGGTCGGGTGGACTTCGTGCGGCAGTGGTCGGTGCGGGCTACCTCGGGACGTTTCACGCCGAGAAGTATGCGGCGCTGGAAGACTGCGAACTCGTCGGCGTCGCCGACATCGATCTCGGGCGCGCGACGGCGTTGGCGGACCGGCTCGGTTGTCGCGCCGTTCAGGACATCGGCGAACTCATCGGCGAGATCGACTGCGCGAGTGTAGTGGTCCCGACGACGCACCACGAGAGCATCGCCACGCGGCTGCTGAAAGCTGGTGTTGATTGCCTCGTCGAGAAGCCGCTCGCGACGAACACCGAGCAGGCGGCGAACCTCGTCGCGCTGGCGAATGCGCTGGGGCGGATTCTCCAGGTCGGCCATCTCGAGCGCTTCAATCCGGCGCTGACTCGGCTGGCGAGTGAGATCACGGCGCCGCGCTTCCTGGAGTGCCATCGGCTCGCGCCGTTCACCGAGCGCGGTGCGGACGTCGACGTCGTCCGTGACCTGATGATCCACGACCTCGACCTCGTGCGCTTGCTCGTGCCGCACGAGATCACGTCGCTGGAAGCCGTGGGCGTGCCCGTCGTCACGAACAAACCCGACATCGCGAACGTCCGCCTCCGCTTCGACGGCGGCGGAATCGCGAACATCACGGCGAGCCGCGTTTCTCTCAAGCGCGAGCGGAAGCTGCGCCTCTTTCAGACGGACACCTACCTCACGATCGATCTCGGCGAGCGTTCGGTTCGAATTGCCCGCCGAACGCCGGGCACGACCGGCGTTGCCGGCGTCAAGTGGGAGCAGATCGACCTCGCCGAGGCGGATGCGCTCGATGCGGAGATTCGCGCGTTCGTCGCGTCGGTTCGAACCCGTTCGCGGCCGGCCGTAACCGGGGAAGACGGGCTCGCGGCCCTCGAGCTGTGCGAGAGAATCCTCGCCGTGATGGAGTCCGAGTGA